The Pseudofrankia inefficax genome window below encodes:
- a CDS encoding alpha/beta fold hydrolase — MQLCVTAVPAEEGGVEPGPGPEQRSAARSRVVLVHGLRDEGASFDPVARLLPDLEVLRYDRRGWGACPDWDGVAADLDGHVDDLLRVLAGRPAAVVGHSWGGNVALAAAIRRPDLVEAVGIWETAMPWAEWWPREHRAVIQETIDRAAVTRPGSPRQIRERALAAAEMTLTLHPPFDPGELTVPRVVGYGTASFPHFADGLRAFAAQAGADTVRFAGASHMVHREDPAGFASFVRRVADLRPTTTLVAERVE; from the coding sequence ATGCAATTATGCGTCACGGCCGTGCCGGCAGAGGAGGGCGGAGTGGAACCAGGGCCTGGACCCGAGCAGAGATCGGCTGCGCGGTCACGGGTAGTGCTGGTCCACGGCCTGCGGGACGAAGGAGCCAGCTTCGACCCGGTGGCGCGTCTGCTTCCGGACCTCGAGGTCCTGCGCTACGACCGGCGCGGCTGGGGCGCGTGCCCGGACTGGGACGGCGTGGCGGCGGACCTCGACGGACACGTCGACGACCTGCTGAGAGTGCTGGCCGGCCGGCCGGCGGCCGTCGTCGGGCACAGCTGGGGCGGCAACGTGGCACTGGCCGCGGCGATCCGCCGCCCGGACCTGGTCGAGGCCGTCGGCATCTGGGAGACGGCGATGCCGTGGGCCGAGTGGTGGCCCCGCGAGCATCGCGCCGTCATCCAGGAGACCATCGACCGCGCCGCCGTGACGCGCCCCGGCAGCCCTCGCCAGATCCGGGAACGAGCCCTGGCCGCGGCCGAGATGACGCTGACGCTGCACCCGCCGTTCGACCCGGGCGAGCTGACGGTGCCGCGCGTCGTGGGATACGGCACGGCGTCCTTTCCGCACTTCGCGGACGGCCTGCGGGCCTTCGCCGCGCAGGCCGGTGCCGACACGGTCAGGTTCGCCGGCGCCTCGCACATGGTGCACCGCGAGGACCCCGCCGGATTCGCCTCCTTCGTTCGGCGGGTCGCCGACCTAAGGCCAACGACGACGCTGGTCGCAGAACGCGTCGAGTGA
- a CDS encoding SAM-dependent methyltransferase, translating into MAARRAGGAFVVGTGRCGSTLLSKALALHPEVLSLSEFFASLAPEPFPAGPVSGEELWNRLTDRDSPMRPLIAQGMEPAEFLYPVDSGLRFDRSTGVPRISATTLPFLSSEPDRLLDRLAEAVPDFPTQPADQHYRRLFSVLGGWLGRPLWVERSGASGFFTDQLVKNFPTARFLHLTRDPEDTARSMSRHTVFRLLLLRGEFVSRCGADVLNGAPPAGAVPPDLVDLMPGRFSKKSFDAWTREAESFRLMVSFQTAAIEAALARLPAAQVLTVRYEDILERPCEELAGIGEFLGLPAPEKWAQDAAGIVRPAPAAASGRSGPKIPRRWDIVSSVGITALGVASARAIETHRDDALINDPFAAAFVRAAALPNPMPTTPEELAALSPPDSWIPTWRYMGVRTLFFDHFFQWAGANGLRQVVLLASGLDARPFRLHWPAGTVVFEVDQPDVLGFKKSVLDQSAASARCEHHFVGIDLREDWTTALCEAGFDRKARTVWLVEGLLPYLPPEAEHHLLDAIDQLSVPGSRIAIEDAKKIGQTLPDDNYEAATRQWGVDLRTLVHEDDQRDAVATLETLGWKTDAEPIGRVAERYGHPLNPALSTTIEASRFITAELCR; encoded by the coding sequence ATGGCCGCGCGGAGGGCGGGCGGCGCCTTCGTCGTCGGCACCGGCCGCTGCGGCTCGACGCTCCTGTCGAAGGCACTCGCCCTTCATCCCGAGGTCCTGTCCCTTTCGGAGTTCTTCGCGAGTCTCGCGCCCGAGCCGTTCCCCGCCGGGCCTGTGTCGGGCGAGGAGCTCTGGAACCGGCTGACCGACCGGGACTCGCCGATGAGACCGCTGATCGCGCAGGGTATGGAACCGGCGGAATTCCTCTATCCGGTCGACAGCGGGCTCCGGTTCGACCGGTCGACCGGGGTGCCGCGCATCTCGGCGACCACGCTGCCCTTCCTGTCCAGCGAGCCGGATCGTCTCCTCGACCGCCTCGCCGAGGCCGTCCCCGACTTTCCCACCCAGCCGGCCGACCAGCACTACCGCCGGTTGTTCTCGGTGCTCGGGGGCTGGCTGGGCCGGCCGTTGTGGGTCGAGCGGTCGGGTGCCTCGGGGTTCTTCACCGACCAGCTGGTGAAGAACTTCCCGACGGCCCGGTTCCTCCACCTCACCCGCGACCCGGAGGACACGGCTCGGTCCATGAGCCGCCACACGGTGTTCCGGCTGCTGCTCCTGCGCGGAGAGTTCGTCAGCCGGTGCGGCGCCGACGTCCTGAACGGCGCGCCACCAGCCGGCGCGGTCCCGCCGGATCTCGTCGACCTGATGCCGGGACGGTTCTCGAAGAAGTCGTTCGACGCCTGGACGCGTGAGGCCGAGAGCTTCCGGTTGATGGTCTCCTTCCAGACGGCCGCCATCGAAGCCGCCCTGGCCCGCCTGCCAGCCGCACAGGTTCTGACCGTCCGTTACGAGGACATTCTGGAGCGGCCATGCGAGGAGCTGGCCGGGATCGGCGAGTTCCTCGGCCTTCCCGCGCCGGAGAAATGGGCCCAGGATGCCGCCGGCATCGTCCGGCCGGCTCCGGCTGCCGCGTCCGGACGGTCCGGCCCGAAGATCCCCAGGCGCTGGGACATCGTGTCGAGCGTCGGCATCACAGCGCTGGGAGTCGCGTCCGCGCGCGCGATCGAGACCCACCGCGACGACGCGTTGATCAACGACCCGTTCGCGGCGGCCTTCGTGCGCGCGGCCGCGCTGCCGAATCCGATGCCGACGACCCCCGAGGAGCTCGCCGCGCTCTCCCCGCCGGACAGCTGGATTCCCACCTGGCGGTACATGGGAGTTCGCACCCTGTTCTTCGACCACTTCTTCCAGTGGGCCGGCGCGAACGGGCTGCGCCAGGTCGTCCTGCTCGCCTCCGGGCTGGACGCCCGCCCCTTCCGGCTGCACTGGCCGGCGGGCACCGTCGTGTTCGAGGTCGATCAGCCCGACGTGCTCGGTTTCAAGAAGAGCGTCCTCGACCAGAGCGCGGCGTCGGCGCGCTGCGAGCACCACTTCGTCGGCATCGACCTGCGCGAGGACTGGACGACGGCGCTCTGCGAGGCCGGGTTCGACCGGAAGGCGCGGACCGTCTGGCTCGTCGAGGGCCTGCTGCCCTACCTCCCGCCAGAGGCCGAGCACCACCTGCTCGACGCGATCGACCAGCTGTCCGTGCCCGGCAGCCGGATAGCGATCGAGGACGCGAAGAAGATCGGCCAGACCCTTCCCGACGACAACTACGAGGCGGCCACCCGGCAGTGGGGCGTCGACCTGCGCACGCTGGTGCACGAGGACGACCAGCGGGACGCCGTGGCCACGCTGGAGACGCTCGGCTGGAAGACGGACGCCGAACCGATCGGCCGCGTCGCCGAGCGATACGGCCATCCGCTCAACCCGGCGCTCTCGACGACGATCGAGGCGAGCCGCTTCATCACCGCCGAGCTGTGCCGCTGA
- a CDS encoding VOC family protein, translating to MLFVNLPVADLQRSKAFFATLGFSFHPGFTDETAACMLVGEQASVMLLTHEKFAQFAKLPMADPATHTLALYCFSVATRDEVDSVSAAALAAGGVEADGLEDYGFMRSRSFYDLDGHGWQVMWMDPAAAQQGPEEFAHSTQDADVPA from the coding sequence ATGCTGTTCGTGAACCTTCCCGTGGCGGACCTGCAGCGCAGCAAGGCGTTCTTCGCCACGCTCGGGTTCAGCTTCCACCCGGGCTTCACCGACGAGACCGCCGCGTGCATGCTGGTCGGCGAGCAGGCCAGCGTCATGCTGCTCACCCACGAGAAGTTCGCCCAGTTCGCGAAGCTGCCCATGGCCGATCCCGCCACACACACGCTGGCGCTCTACTGCTTCAGCGTGGCCACCCGCGACGAGGTCGACTCGGTCTCCGCCGCCGCGCTGGCCGCGGGCGGCGTCGAGGCCGACGGCCTGGAGGACTACGGCTTCATGCGTTCGCGCAGCTTCTACGACCTGGACGGCCACGGCTGGCAGGTCATGTGGATGGACCCGGCGGCGGCGCAGCAGGGCCCCGAGGAGTTCGCGCACTCGACGCAGGACGCCGACGTCCCGGCCTGA
- a CDS encoding DNA/RNA non-specific endonuclease encodes MVSVDSARTERDAALANEQQDALAARAASRLDPRRGNISVLREPGGIARADDPARIAARIARLARHNPDARSVSPAEVGAEEPAATAEAGAVLERIIQTNDLLDVGYLEDGVAAARAVGRIVIRDDRGRTAGYGTGSLVSPELLLTNHHVLSDTRVAASSSVEFDYQDGPDGQPLPLAEFALDPDRFFLADEALDFALVAVRAEPAQLSQFGFNLLVAAEGKAIVGDFVTIIQHPGGGKKQVALRENRIVDVLDLFMHYETDTEPGSSGSPVFNDQWEIVALHHAAVPAPDHGELGGILNEGIRVSRLLAFLRDQTFPTARQALVDRLLDDRVRPAPAAHVLVPAAAPVGPVTVQAPAHEAARIQQSVTLTVPSFDIRLHGGLAGPGLPPVPEPPAPVEEAVRIDPDYTNRVGYDEDFLGSGHRVALPTLHPDQVPLAAVNQLPTGQQPPYVLPYHHFSVVLNRQRRLAFFTAVNIDGATAARLRREPDRWSFDPRVPEDEQTGEQVYRDNPLDRGHLVRRLDPAWGATRAQAKLANDDTFHFTNCTPQHADFNQNQTTWAGLEDYILENADNQDFKVTVFAGPVLADDDEPYRGVLLPRQFWKIAAMVTSAGRLSATGYLLSQADLIRGLEITPAAFSYGAYSTYQVPLARITSLTGLSFDALTASDPLDGLETTDAAREITHPRQLVL; translated from the coding sequence ATGGTTTCGGTAGACAGTGCCCGAACTGAACGGGACGCGGCGCTCGCGAACGAGCAGCAGGATGCGCTGGCGGCACGGGCCGCGTCCAGGCTGGACCCACGCAGAGGAAATATCTCCGTGCTGCGGGAACCAGGCGGGATCGCGCGCGCCGATGATCCCGCCCGGATCGCGGCCCGCATCGCGCGCCTGGCCCGGCACAACCCGGACGCGCGGTCGGTCAGCCCGGCCGAGGTCGGCGCCGAGGAACCAGCCGCCACCGCGGAGGCGGGCGCCGTTCTGGAACGGATCATTCAGACGAACGACCTGCTCGACGTCGGCTACCTGGAGGACGGTGTCGCGGCCGCGCGAGCGGTCGGCCGAATCGTGATCCGTGACGACCGGGGCCGGACGGCCGGCTATGGCACCGGCAGCCTCGTCTCCCCGGAACTGCTCCTGACGAACCATCACGTCCTCTCCGACACCCGGGTGGCCGCGTCCAGCAGCGTCGAGTTCGACTACCAGGACGGTCCCGACGGCCAGCCGCTGCCACTGGCGGAGTTCGCCCTTGACCCGGACCGGTTCTTCCTCGCCGACGAGGCGCTGGACTTCGCGCTCGTGGCGGTGAGGGCGGAACCGGCGCAGCTAAGCCAGTTCGGGTTCAACCTGTTGGTCGCCGCGGAGGGCAAGGCGATTGTCGGGGACTTCGTGACCATCATCCAGCACCCCGGCGGTGGGAAGAAGCAGGTCGCGCTGCGGGAGAACCGCATCGTGGACGTGCTCGACCTGTTCATGCACTACGAGACCGACACGGAGCCCGGGTCCTCGGGATCCCCGGTCTTCAACGACCAGTGGGAGATCGTCGCGCTGCACCACGCCGCGGTGCCGGCTCCGGATCACGGCGAGCTCGGCGGCATCCTGAACGAGGGAATCCGGGTCAGCAGGCTGCTCGCCTTCCTGCGCGACCAGACCTTCCCCACGGCGCGGCAGGCGCTCGTCGACCGCCTCCTCGACGACCGCGTCCGCCCCGCTCCCGCCGCACACGTCCTGGTCCCGGCCGCCGCGCCGGTCGGCCCGGTCACCGTGCAGGCGCCCGCGCACGAGGCCGCCCGGATCCAGCAGTCCGTGACGCTCACCGTTCCGTCGTTCGACATCCGCCTGCACGGCGGCCTCGCCGGCCCGGGCCTGCCCCCCGTCCCTGAGCCCCCCGCCCCTGTGGAGGAGGCGGTCCGGATCGACCCGGACTACACCAACCGCGTCGGCTACGACGAGGACTTCCTGGGCAGCGGCCACCGGGTGGCGCTGCCCACCCTGCATCCGGATCAGGTGCCGCTCGCGGCGGTCAACCAGCTTCCCACCGGGCAGCAGCCGCCGTACGTGCTGCCTTACCACCATTTCAGCGTCGTGCTGAACCGGCAGCGGCGGCTGGCGTTCTTCACCGCCGTCAACATCGACGGCGCGACCGCCGCCCGGCTGCGGCGCGAGCCCGACCGCTGGTCCTTCGACCCCCGCGTGCCGGAGGACGAGCAGACGGGCGAGCAGGTCTACCGCGACAACCCGCTCGACCGCGGCCATCTCGTCCGCCGCCTCGATCCCGCCTGGGGGGCCACCCGCGCCCAGGCCAAACTCGCCAACGACGATACCTTCCACTTCACTAATTGCACCCCTCAGCATGCTGATTTCAACCAGAACCAGACCACCTGGGCGGGGCTGGAAGACTACATCCTCGAAAACGCGGACAACCAGGACTTCAAGGTCACCGTCTTCGCCGGCCCCGTCCTGGCCGACGACGACGAGCCGTACCGAGGCGTACTCCTGCCCCGCCAGTTCTGGAAGATCGCCGCCATGGTCACCTCGGCCGGCAGGCTGTCGGCCACGGGTTACCTCCTCAGCCAGGCAGACCTGATACGTGGCCTGGAGATCACACCCGCGGCCTTCTCGTACGGCGCGTACAGCACCTACCAGGTGCCACTCGCGCGGATCACGTCACTCACCGGGCTTTCGTTCGACGCTCTCACCGCGTCCGATCCGCTCGACGGGCTGGAAACCACTGACGCCGCCCGAGAGATCACCCATCCCCGGCAGCTCGTCCTGTGA
- a CDS encoding DUF11 domain-containing protein, whose product MAPGPAVSLAVSPLAVSFASPGTQLFFQYPVTNTGGQTLTGVTVRNTLAGVDVACLQTTLGAGQATQCLARYFTTAADVARGGVTTTATATGLPPTGAAVTSSPSSVTIPALAAPALAPAKRAFLMQTFSAVGEDIPYAYRVDNTGNAPLTGISVQEPHPGLSPIHCQETTLAPGAATACFAVYRVTTADLAAGEINNTATASGTPPSGPAVTSNPAPWTMRTPQPWLSLTKSVTPTSYSAGTPLRFSYVLNNTGNVALTNVTVTDALPGLSPVSCPATVLVPRSYPHCCRHRCPAAHHVPCSRRWRCGCRQPPLRHHRADR is encoded by the coding sequence GTGGCGCCGGGACCGGCGGTCTCGCTGGCCGTCAGTCCCCTGGCGGTGTCCTTCGCCTCGCCGGGGACCCAGCTGTTCTTCCAGTACCCGGTCACCAACACCGGCGGCCAGACGCTGACCGGAGTCACCGTGCGCAACACGCTGGCCGGCGTCGACGTCGCCTGCCTCCAGACCACGCTCGGCGCCGGCCAGGCGACCCAGTGCCTGGCGCGCTACTTCACGACGGCGGCCGACGTGGCACGTGGCGGGGTCACGACCACGGCCACCGCGACCGGGCTGCCTCCGACCGGCGCCGCGGTGACGTCGTCCCCGTCGTCGGTGACCATCCCGGCCCTCGCCGCGCCGGCTCTGGCGCCGGCCAAGAGAGCCTTCCTCATGCAGACCTTCAGCGCCGTCGGCGAGGACATCCCCTATGCGTACCGGGTCGACAACACCGGCAATGCCCCACTGACCGGCATCTCAGTGCAGGAGCCGCACCCGGGCCTCTCGCCGATTCACTGCCAGGAGACGACGCTCGCGCCCGGCGCCGCCACGGCCTGTTTCGCCGTCTACCGGGTGACCACCGCGGACCTCGCCGCTGGTGAGATCAACAACACCGCCACCGCGTCGGGCACCCCGCCGAGCGGACCGGCGGTCACCTCGAACCCGGCGCCGTGGACGATGCGCACCCCGCAGCCCTGGCTCAGCCTCACGAAGTCCGTCACCCCGACCTCCTACTCCGCCGGCACCCCGCTGCGTTTCAGCTACGTCCTCAACAACACGGGCAATGTCGCGCTGACCAACGTGACGGTGACCGACGCGCTGCCGGGCCTCTCGCCGGTCAGCTGCCCGGCCACGGTGCTGGTTCCGCGCTCATATCCACATTGCTGTAGGCACCGTTGTCCTGCTGCTCACCATGTTCCGTGTAGCCGCCGGTGGCGGTGCGGGTGCCGACAACCACCGCTGCGCCACCACCGGGCGGATAGGTGA
- a CDS encoding peptidoglycan-binding protein, which translates to MASADDVIRVAAGEIGYHEGPDNDNKYGRWYGMNHAFWCYIFCQWVFAQAGTPLPFRTAYVPYGATWARQNGMWRPSTQSERGDLIIFDWTGTGQAAGSNTHIGIVESHVNGTVQTIEGNRGDSVCRRSYVAGENDIAGTINCQPLFAFHPHPTDNRFQVFPTVQQGIHDLGATGTFPDIAHPVGTLQNALNIVNHKEAPQPGALSPDGVFGGMTANAVRAFQTAESLAADSVVGQRTWATLDHALDRAGR; encoded by the coding sequence ATGGCGAGCGCCGACGACGTCATTCGGGTGGCAGCAGGCGAGATCGGTTACCACGAGGGACCCGACAACGACAACAAGTACGGCCGCTGGTACGGCATGAACCACGCCTTCTGGTGCTACATCTTCTGTCAGTGGGTGTTCGCTCAGGCCGGCACGCCGCTTCCGTTCAGGACGGCCTATGTCCCCTACGGGGCGACCTGGGCGCGCCAGAACGGAATGTGGCGGCCATCGACGCAGAGCGAGCGGGGCGATCTGATCATATTCGACTGGACCGGTACCGGGCAGGCGGCTGGGAGCAACACACACATCGGCATCGTGGAGAGCCACGTCAACGGCACGGTGCAGACCATCGAGGGTAACCGTGGGGACAGCGTGTGCCGTCGCTCCTACGTCGCGGGGGAGAACGACATCGCCGGGACGATCAACTGCCAGCCGCTGTTCGCGTTCCATCCGCATCCGACGGACAACCGTTTCCAGGTCTTCCCGACCGTCCAGCAGGGGATCCACGACCTCGGCGCGACCGGGACCTTCCCGGATATCGCCCACCCGGTCGGAACGCTGCAGAACGCTCTGAACATCGTGAACCACAAGGAGGCGCCGCAGCCGGGCGCCCTGTCCCCGGACGGCGTCTTCGGTGGGATGACGGCGAACGCGGTGCGCGCCTTCCAGACCGCCGAGTCGCTGGCCGCCGACAGCGTCGTCGGGCAGAGGACCTGGGCGACTCTCGACCACGCCCTCGACAGGGCCGGACGTTGA
- a CDS encoding NB-ARC domain-containing protein yields MPDRLTDAEVTRLADRYPRPDLALVVCETAGLAPRVLPLWQSRTALEFWRSVNELIAAGVIADGPARILAAARQVERAEKAAERGGDRLKNASVDQAGNQTPRWLLDIEDHVVARPDLENSLATCLLAARPAGRRLIVGVHGPGGFGKTTLAGVVQRRADVQQRFPDGILSARFGPGVRDTGLASVLYGFTSRLGDGLPALPDAAGMGMRLAELTAARRVLFVLDDVDSDEQVAVFRGLGPGCGVLVTTRDRRLLPLDCVVVDVEGMRAAESERLLLDIIDGLAVEHARRVASQCRNWPILLRLVAGFLRARIRVGVPVSAAVAETWDGLAEEGVTAFDPYGPSPLGVERTLSRSLRLLAAEEPSEDLADRFRDLALFPLGGAIPVSVLEILWARTAGWTAWRTGQFVDRLGDLALASRLAGGAVVRLHEVIFAYLRDSARTDFARRSRALVDAYRAQVPPGGGLSQWWSLDRGHYLWNTLEYHLVEADLADEATLLIQESRWLAGKVAAVGPVRLESDLAHIPGSYATGLARLVRRIGHLLNPDDPVDMIAATLFGYLVGEPDLRAPDSPNQRPRPPGILVPAFARLPDHPSARINRTVAAHRGGLAALAAAADGSWLGSVGSAASGQAAVGIWNPRGGPEPAERTVGEGRASFLRFAADGSRLVAAVQPKDKPPYEDRWIEVVLVDTATGDPVREPITLRPAAKYLAVAPDASWFAALDATGTLTLTSLTSGDELLRREGLTGPLKIAAHGSLLVAQASENSGLVALEPLTGKVMSLPGDGGRIDDFLVGPDGDWVASTGRTNRIWNPATGRSTAHGAVTDHLSVDLAAAPDGSWVAFATTLHPYEIGWPCRGGVTVRSPHDDSVDWHVATDRFIDGIAVTGTSDGRLVCASGIEAVSVWRIGAAGPDFGYDARTPGIGFPSGKEIRLKASADGSLLALKRGPKVRVYALDSPEREPIDLPGGGSALALAPGGDWLAMGAHNGGLRIWDTKDLSEAVRLDERHSSPRRTRPRGRRREASGGGSLPSPPEVDLTAPVATMAAAPDGSWLATADDECRMLIRDARTMAVTRQETLAWEDPRDPILVASPDSSFLVAGYQPRVGSMDTTCFPRVFTRKRAGWKSEDLDGHHGGLYGAIVAPDGSWIAALLDHIRYTEFDGFRYAEGGWQTWDRPRRGTELRDDIPPTTNAVALGNRKLAVVTRRSITIADVHSKKARAHKASFPRDIVGVAFAPESGRIAIAGRTQLVMWDTGRSLVSARAKDVPNPVGGLLAAPDGAWFATSAPGSITLWDARSGKRLRAFGGFEGPVAAMTVSPDRTLLTAACQDGTVRLWDLASGAAHSLRIDGNPTSCAWLAGQNRLVVGSERGLHVWDQLT; encoded by the coding sequence ATGCCGGACCGGTTGACCGACGCCGAGGTCACGCGACTGGCTGATCGATACCCGCGGCCTGACCTGGCACTGGTGGTGTGCGAGACCGCCGGGCTCGCCCCTCGGGTGCTGCCGCTGTGGCAAAGCCGGACCGCTCTGGAGTTCTGGCGTTCGGTCAACGAACTGATCGCGGCGGGTGTCATCGCCGACGGCCCCGCGCGGATTCTGGCGGCGGCACGGCAGGTCGAGAGGGCCGAGAAGGCGGCGGAACGCGGCGGGGACCGCCTGAAGAATGCCTCGGTCGATCAAGCCGGCAACCAGACGCCTCGGTGGCTGCTCGACATCGAGGATCACGTCGTCGCCCGCCCGGATCTCGAGAACTCGCTCGCGACGTGCCTCCTGGCTGCTCGCCCGGCGGGGCGCCGGCTGATCGTCGGAGTACACGGTCCGGGTGGGTTCGGTAAGACCACGCTCGCGGGAGTCGTCCAACGGCGCGCCGACGTGCAGCAGAGATTTCCGGACGGGATTCTCTCGGCTCGTTTCGGGCCGGGCGTCCGCGACACAGGTCTCGCGTCAGTACTGTACGGATTCACCAGCCGGCTTGGGGACGGGCTGCCCGCGTTACCCGACGCGGCGGGGATGGGAATGCGGCTCGCCGAACTGACCGCGGCCAGGCGTGTGCTGTTCGTGCTGGACGACGTCGACTCCGACGAACAGGTGGCCGTTTTTCGGGGACTTGGACCCGGCTGCGGCGTTCTTGTGACCACCCGGGACCGGCGTCTGCTTCCGCTGGACTGCGTGGTCGTCGATGTGGAAGGCATGCGCGCGGCCGAGTCGGAGCGCCTCCTGCTGGATATCATCGACGGCCTGGCGGTCGAGCACGCTCGGCGCGTCGCCAGTCAGTGCCGGAACTGGCCGATTCTCCTCCGGCTTGTCGCAGGCTTTCTGCGCGCCAGAATTCGCGTGGGAGTACCGGTGTCAGCGGCCGTCGCGGAAACCTGGGACGGGCTGGCCGAAGAGGGCGTCACGGCCTTCGATCCGTACGGGCCGAGTCCGCTCGGTGTCGAGCGTACGCTGTCGAGGAGCCTGCGGCTTCTCGCGGCCGAAGAACCGTCGGAAGACCTTGCTGACCGATTCCGGGACCTGGCGCTCTTTCCGCTGGGTGGGGCCATCCCGGTCAGCGTCCTTGAGATCCTCTGGGCGCGCACGGCGGGCTGGACCGCCTGGCGGACCGGGCAGTTTGTTGATCGCCTGGGTGATCTCGCCTTGGCCAGCCGCCTGGCCGGCGGGGCGGTCGTTCGCCTGCACGAGGTCATTTTCGCGTACCTGCGCGACAGCGCGCGCACCGACTTCGCGCGACGGAGCCGGGCGCTGGTCGACGCATACCGCGCGCAGGTGCCTCCAGGCGGTGGGCTTTCTCAGTGGTGGAGTCTGGACCGCGGCCACTACCTCTGGAACACGCTTGAGTACCACCTCGTCGAGGCGGACCTGGCTGACGAGGCGACCCTGCTCATCCAGGAGTCGCGCTGGCTGGCCGGGAAGGTCGCCGCCGTTGGTCCGGTACGGCTGGAATCCGACCTGGCCCACATACCCGGTTCCTACGCGACCGGTCTGGCGCGGCTTGTCCGGCGCATCGGCCACCTGCTCAATCCTGACGATCCCGTCGACATGATCGCCGCGACCCTGTTCGGGTACCTGGTCGGTGAGCCGGACCTGCGGGCTCCCGACAGTCCCAACCAGCGCCCCCGTCCTCCTGGAATCCTGGTACCCGCGTTCGCACGGTTGCCGGATCACCCGTCGGCCCGGATCAACCGGACGGTCGCGGCGCACCGCGGCGGACTGGCGGCCTTGGCCGCCGCCGCGGACGGATCGTGGCTGGGATCCGTCGGCTCGGCGGCGTCCGGCCAGGCCGCGGTGGGCATCTGGAACCCTCGCGGGGGACCGGAACCGGCCGAGCGGACCGTCGGCGAGGGCCGGGCCAGCTTCCTGCGATTCGCCGCGGACGGCTCGCGGCTCGTGGCTGCCGTCCAGCCCAAGGACAAACCTCCGTACGAGGACCGTTGGATCGAGGTCGTGCTCGTCGACACCGCTACCGGCGACCCGGTGCGGGAGCCGATCACACTTCGGCCCGCCGCGAAGTACCTGGCGGTGGCGCCAGACGCCTCCTGGTTCGCCGCACTCGACGCGACGGGCACCCTCACGCTGACGAGCCTTACGAGCGGCGACGAGCTGCTGCGCCGAGAGGGCCTCACCGGGCCGCTCAAGATAGCCGCCCATGGCTCCCTCCTGGTGGCCCAGGCCTCCGAGAACTCCGGGCTCGTCGCGCTGGAACCCCTGACGGGGAAGGTCATGAGCCTGCCGGGAGACGGAGGTCGCATAGACGACTTCCTGGTCGGACCTGACGGTGACTGGGTCGCGTCAACCGGCAGGACAAACCGGATCTGGAATCCTGCCACCGGGCGAAGCACGGCTCACGGAGCGGTCACCGACCATCTAAGCGTCGACCTGGCCGCCGCGCCTGACGGATCCTGGGTGGCTTTCGCGACAACTCTTCATCCGTATGAGATCGGCTGGCCGTGCCGCGGTGGCGTGACCGTCCGAAGCCCACATGATGACAGCGTCGACTGGCATGTCGCCACGGACCGCTTTATCGATGGCATCGCCGTGACCGGAACGTCGGATGGGCGCCTGGTCTGCGCCTCCGGTATAGAAGCGGTGTCTGTCTGGCGAATCGGTGCCGCCGGACCTGACTTCGGGTACGACGCGCGTACCCCAGGCATCGGCTTCCCGTCCGGGAAGGAAATCCGGCTCAAGGCCAGCGCGGACGGCTCGCTACTCGCCCTCAAGCGCGGCCCCAAGGTTCGTGTGTACGCGCTCGACAGCCCGGAACGGGAGCCGATCGACCTTCCTGGCGGCGGGAGCGCGCTCGCCCTCGCGCCGGGCGGTGATTGGCTGGCCATGGGCGCCCACAACGGTGGCCTCCGCATCTGGGACACGAAGGATCTCTCCGAGGCCGTCCGTCTGGACGAGCGGCATTCGTCACCACGGCGCACGCGGCCGCGCGGGCGACGCCGGGAGGCGTCAGGCGGAGGCTCGCTCCCGTCGCCCCCAGAGGTGGACCTCACCGCTCCCGTCGCGACGATGGCCGCGGCCCCAGACGGAAGCTGGCTGGCGACCGCGGACGACGAGTGCAGGATGCTCATCCGGGACGCCCGGACCATGGCCGTCACCCGCCAGGAGACGCTTGCCTGGGAAGATCCGAGAGATCCCATCCTGGTGGCGTCACCCGACAGCTCCTTCCTCGTCGCCGGCTATCAGCCGCGGGTGGGGTCGATGGACACAACCTGTTTTCCGCGAGTTTTCACCCGCAAGCGGGCCGGCTGGAAGTCCGAAGACCTCGATGGCCATCACGGCGGACTCTACGGAGCGATCGTCGCCCCCGACGGTTCGTGGATAGCTGCTCTCCTCGACCACATTCGATACACCGAGTTCGACGGTTTCCGGTACGCCGAAGGCGGCTGGCAGACCTGGGACAGGCCACGTCGCGGCACGGAGCTGCGAGACGATATCCCGCCGACGACGAACGCGGTCGCCCTGGGAAACAGGAAACTGGCGGTGGTCACTCGCCGTTCCATCACGATCGCGGACGTTCACTCGAAGAAGGCCCGCGCTCACAAGGCTTCCTTCCCGCGAGACATCGTCGGGGTGGCGTTCGCGCCGGAGTCGGGAAGGATCGCGATCGCCGGCCGGACCCAGCTGGTCATGTGGGATACCGGGCGGTCCCTCGTGAGCGCGAGGGCAAAAGACGTTCCGAACCCCGTGGGCGGTCTGCTGGCGGCCCCGGACGGTGCCTGGTTCGCGACCTCCGCGCCCGGGAGCATCACCCTCTGGGACGCGCGGAGCGGCAAGCGGCTCCGGGCCTTCGGTGGTTTCGAAGGTCCCGTCGCCGCCATGACCGTCAGCCCAGACCGCACGCTGCTGACCGCAGCCTGCCAGGACGGCACCGTGCGTCTCTGGGATCTTGCCTCCGGCGCCGCCCACTCGCTGCGCATCGACGGGAATCCCACATCCTGCGCGTGGCTCGCTGGCCAGAATCGGCTCGTCGTCGGCAGCGAACGAGGCCTCCACGTCTGGGATCAGCTCACCTGA